From uncultured Draconibacterium sp.:
CGTTATCGATATATTCTTTTACCTTCTTCTCTTTGCCGCCTATAGCACGCAGAACATACCACTTTTTACTATTTTCGCTCATAAAGCCTTAAGGGTTTTGATTAATAAAATAATCCATAAATAAAATCCATTATGTTTCTGAAAGACAGATCCATAACGAAAATAACTAATGATATTATAAAGGAAGCAATCATTACTACCAAGGCGCTACTTTGTAGCTCTTTCCAAGTAGGCCATGTAACTTTGTGTACAAGCTCGTCATAAGCCTCT
This genomic window contains:
- the secE gene encoding preprotein translocase subunit SecE, which encodes MKLKVYLQEAYDELVHKVTWPTWKELQSSALVVMIASFIISLVIFVMDLSFRNIMDFIYGLFY